In Microtus pennsylvanicus isolate mMicPen1 chromosome 12, mMicPen1.hap1, whole genome shotgun sequence, the following proteins share a genomic window:
- the Paics gene encoding bifunctional phosphoribosylaminoimidazole carboxylase/phosphoribosylaminoimidazole succinocarboxamide synthetase isoform X3, whose product MATAEVLNIGRKLYEGKTKEVYELLDSPGRVLLQSKDQITAGNAARKNHLEGKAAISNKITSCIFQLLQDAGIKTAFTKKCGETAFIAPQCEMIPIEWVCRRIATGSFLKRNPGVKEGYKFYPPKVEMFFKDDANNDPQWSEEQLIAAQFCFAGLAIGQTEVDIMSHATQAIFEILEKAWLPQNCTLVDMKIEFGVDVTTKEIVLADVIDNDSWRLWPSGDRSQQKDKQSYRDLKEVTPEGLQMVKKNFEWVADRVELLLKSDSQCRVVVLMGSASDLGHCEKIKKACGNFGIPCELRVTSAHKGPDETLRIKAEYEGDGIPTVFVAVAGRSNGLGPVMSGNTAYPVISCPPITPDWGAQDVWSSLRLPSGLGCSTILSPEGSAQFAAQIFGLNNHLVWAKLRASILNTWISLKQADKKIRESNL is encoded by the exons TACTGAACATTGGGAGAAAACTTTATGAGGGTAAGACAAAAGAAGTCTATGAATTGTTAGATAGTCCAGGAAGAGTCCTCCTACAGTCCAAGGACCAGATTACAGCGGGAAATGCAGCCAGAAAGAACCACCTGGAAGGCAAAGCTGCAATCTCCAACAAGATCACCAGCTGTATTTTTCAGCTGTTACAGGATGCCG GTATCAAGACTGCTTTCACCAAGAAATGTGGGGAGACTGCTTTCATTGCACCCCAATGTGAAATGATTCCAATTGAATGGGTGTGCCGAAGAATAGCAACTGGATCTTTTCTCAAAAGGAACCCTGGTGTAAAAGAGGGGTATAAGTTTTACCCACCAAAAGTGGAGATGTTCTTCAAG GATGATGCCAATAATGATCCACAGTGGTCTGAGGAGCAACTCATTGCTGcacagttttgttttgctggACTTGCTATAGGCCAGACTGAAGTGGACATCATGAGTCATGCTACACAAGCTATTTTTGAAATACTGGAGAAAGCCTGGCTGCCCCAGAACTGCACGCTGGTTGATATGAAG ATTGAATTTGGTGTTGATGTAACTACCAAAGAGATTGTTCTTGCTGATGTAATTGATAATGATTCTTGGAGACTCTGGCCATCGGGAGATCGGAGCcagcagaaagacaaacag TCTTACCGTGACCTCAAGGAAGTAACTCCGGAAGGACTCCAGATGGTAAAGAAAAACTTTGAGTGGGTTGCAGATCGAGTAGAG TTGCTTCTGAAGTCAGACAGTCAGTGCAGGGTTGTAGTGCTGATGGGTTCAGCTTCTGACCTTGGTCACTGTGAGAAAATTAAGAAGGCTTGTGGAAACTTCGGGATTCCATGTGAACTCCGAGTGACATCTGCCCATAAAGGACCAGATGAGACGTTGAGGATTAAAGCAGAGTATGAAG GGGATGGCATACCTACTGTATTTGTCGCAGTGGCAGGCAGAAGCAATGGTTTGGGCCCAGTGATGTCTGGTAACACTGCATATCCAGTTATCAGCTGTCCCCCCATCACACCAGATTGGGGTGCTCAGGATGTGTGGTCATCTCTTCGATTGCCCAGTG GTCTTGGCTGTTCAACTATACTCTCTCCAGAAGGATCCGCCCAGTTTGCTGCTCAGATATTTGGGCTAAACAATCATTTGGTGTGGGCCAAACTTCGAGCGAGCATATTGAACACATGGATATCTTTAAAGCAAGCTGACAAGAAAATCAGAGAAAgcaatttgtaa
- the Paics gene encoding bifunctional phosphoribosylaminoimidazole carboxylase/phosphoribosylaminoimidazole succinocarboxamide synthetase isoform X1 yields the protein MATAEVLNIGRKLYEGKTKEVYELLDSPGRVLLQSKDQITAGNAARKNHLEGKAAISNKITSCIFQLLQDAGIKTAFTKKCGETAFIAPQCEMIPIEWVCRRIATGSFLKRNPGVKEGYKFYPPKVEMFFKDDANNDPQWSEEQLIAAQFCFAGLAIGQTEVDIMSHATQAIFEILEKAWLPQNCTLVDMKIEFGVDVTTKEIVLADVIDNDSWRLWPSGDRSQQKDKQSYRDLKEVTPEGLQMVKKNFEWVADRVELLLKSDSQCRVVVLMGSASDLGHCEKIKKACGNFGIPCELRVTSAHKGPDETLRIKAEYEGDGIPTVFVAVAGRSNGLGPVMSGNTAYPVISCPPITPDWGAQDVWSSLRLPSGLGCSTILSPEGSAQFAAQIFGLNNHLVWAKLRASILNTWISLKQADKKIRESNL from the exons ATGGCGACAGCTGAGG TACTGAACATTGGGAGAAAACTTTATGAGGGTAAGACAAAAGAAGTCTATGAATTGTTAGATAGTCCAGGAAGAGTCCTCCTACAGTCCAAGGACCAGATTACAGCGGGAAATGCAGCCAGAAAGAACCACCTGGAAGGCAAAGCTGCAATCTCCAACAAGATCACCAGCTGTATTTTTCAGCTGTTACAGGATGCCG GTATCAAGACTGCTTTCACCAAGAAATGTGGGGAGACTGCTTTCATTGCACCCCAATGTGAAATGATTCCAATTGAATGGGTGTGCCGAAGAATAGCAACTGGATCTTTTCTCAAAAGGAACCCTGGTGTAAAAGAGGGGTATAAGTTTTACCCACCAAAAGTGGAGATGTTCTTCAAG GATGATGCCAATAATGATCCACAGTGGTCTGAGGAGCAACTCATTGCTGcacagttttgttttgctggACTTGCTATAGGCCAGACTGAAGTGGACATCATGAGTCATGCTACACAAGCTATTTTTGAAATACTGGAGAAAGCCTGGCTGCCCCAGAACTGCACGCTGGTTGATATGAAG ATTGAATTTGGTGTTGATGTAACTACCAAAGAGATTGTTCTTGCTGATGTAATTGATAATGATTCTTGGAGACTCTGGCCATCGGGAGATCGGAGCcagcagaaagacaaacag TCTTACCGTGACCTCAAGGAAGTAACTCCGGAAGGACTCCAGATGGTAAAGAAAAACTTTGAGTGGGTTGCAGATCGAGTAGAG TTGCTTCTGAAGTCAGACAGTCAGTGCAGGGTTGTAGTGCTGATGGGTTCAGCTTCTGACCTTGGTCACTGTGAGAAAATTAAGAAGGCTTGTGGAAACTTCGGGATTCCATGTGAACTCCGAGTGACATCTGCCCATAAAGGACCAGATGAGACGTTGAGGATTAAAGCAGAGTATGAAG GGGATGGCATACCTACTGTATTTGTCGCAGTGGCAGGCAGAAGCAATGGTTTGGGCCCAGTGATGTCTGGTAACACTGCATATCCAGTTATCAGCTGTCCCCCCATCACACCAGATTGGGGTGCTCAGGATGTGTGGTCATCTCTTCGATTGCCCAGTG GTCTTGGCTGTTCAACTATACTCTCTCCAGAAGGATCCGCCCAGTTTGCTGCTCAGATATTTGGGCTAAACAATCATTTGGTGTGGGCCAAACTTCGAGCGAGCATATTGAACACATGGATATCTTTAAAGCAAGCTGACAAGAAAATCAGAGAAAgcaatttgtaa
- the Paics gene encoding bifunctional phosphoribosylaminoimidazole carboxylase/phosphoribosylaminoimidazole succinocarboxamide synthetase isoform X2, which produces MATAEVLNIGRKLYEGKTKEVYELLDSPGRVLLQSKDQITAGNAARKNHLEGKAAISNKITSCIFQLLQDAGERSLCIKTAFTKKCGETAFIAPQCEMIPIEWVCRRIATGSFLKRNPGVKEGYKFYPPKVEMFFKDDANNDPQWSEEQLIAAQFCFAGLAIGQTEVDIMSHATQAIFEILEKAWLPQNCTLVDMKIEFGVDVTTKEIVLADVIDNDSWRLWPSGDRSQQKDKQSYRDLKEVTPEGLQMVKKNFEWVADRVELLLKSDSQCRVVVLMGSASDLGHCEKIKKACGNFGIPCELRVTSAHKGPDETLRIKAEYEGDGIPTVFVAVAGRSNGLGPVMSGNTAYPVISCPPITPDWGAQDVWSSLRLPSGLGCSTILSPEGSAQFAAQIFGLNNHLVWAKLRASILNTWISLKQADKKIRESNL; this is translated from the exons ATGGCGACAGCTGAGG TACTGAACATTGGGAGAAAACTTTATGAGGGTAAGACAAAAGAAGTCTATGAATTGTTAGATAGTCCAGGAAGAGTCCTCCTACAGTCCAAGGACCAGATTACAGCGGGAAATGCAGCCAGAAAGAACCACCTGGAAGGCAAAGCTGCAATCTCCAACAAGATCACCAGCTGTATTTTTCAGCTGTTACAGGATGCCGGTGAGCGCTCCCTTT GTATCAAGACTGCTTTCACCAAGAAATGTGGGGAGACTGCTTTCATTGCACCCCAATGTGAAATGATTCCAATTGAATGGGTGTGCCGAAGAATAGCAACTGGATCTTTTCTCAAAAGGAACCCTGGTGTAAAAGAGGGGTATAAGTTTTACCCACCAAAAGTGGAGATGTTCTTCAAG GATGATGCCAATAATGATCCACAGTGGTCTGAGGAGCAACTCATTGCTGcacagttttgttttgctggACTTGCTATAGGCCAGACTGAAGTGGACATCATGAGTCATGCTACACAAGCTATTTTTGAAATACTGGAGAAAGCCTGGCTGCCCCAGAACTGCACGCTGGTTGATATGAAG ATTGAATTTGGTGTTGATGTAACTACCAAAGAGATTGTTCTTGCTGATGTAATTGATAATGATTCTTGGAGACTCTGGCCATCGGGAGATCGGAGCcagcagaaagacaaacag TCTTACCGTGACCTCAAGGAAGTAACTCCGGAAGGACTCCAGATGGTAAAGAAAAACTTTGAGTGGGTTGCAGATCGAGTAGAG TTGCTTCTGAAGTCAGACAGTCAGTGCAGGGTTGTAGTGCTGATGGGTTCAGCTTCTGACCTTGGTCACTGTGAGAAAATTAAGAAGGCTTGTGGAAACTTCGGGATTCCATGTGAACTCCGAGTGACATCTGCCCATAAAGGACCAGATGAGACGTTGAGGATTAAAGCAGAGTATGAAG GGGATGGCATACCTACTGTATTTGTCGCAGTGGCAGGCAGAAGCAATGGTTTGGGCCCAGTGATGTCTGGTAACACTGCATATCCAGTTATCAGCTGTCCCCCCATCACACCAGATTGGGGTGCTCAGGATGTGTGGTCATCTCTTCGATTGCCCAGTG GTCTTGGCTGTTCAACTATACTCTCTCCAGAAGGATCCGCCCAGTTTGCTGCTCAGATATTTGGGCTAAACAATCATTTGGTGTGGGCCAAACTTCGAGCGAGCATATTGAACACATGGATATCTTTAAAGCAAGCTGACAAGAAAATCAGAGAAAgcaatttgtaa